The stretch of DNA ACGGCAGATCGGATTCGCTTCCGTCAACCGGATTGATGACCTTGATAGAAGGCGACGCCATATCGACGCCACCAATCAGCGATGCGACGGCAAGCACTTCGGCGCCCTCGTTTTTCACCACGGAGAAGTCAAGGCTCAGCTCGTTGCCATTGCGCAACGTAACCAACGAGGACGTCTGCACATACGACTTTTCAGACAGCCAGGAATCCAACAAAACCACGCGCTTGCCCGCAATCGAAGGCCCCTTTATGGACGGATACACGAAATCCATCACGAAACCGTTAAGGTTCTCCCCACGCGAAGCGGCCGCCTGAATCATGGCGGACACCAGCGGAACCGCGGCCGCGGTCAACGCACCCACCGCGTCGAAATCGTCTACGGAATAACCGGCCTCTTCCAACGTGTCCAACAGGATATGCCCAACGATCGAAGCGCCAC from Bifidobacterium catenulatum PV20-2 encodes:
- a CDS encoding orotate phosphoribosyltransferase codes for the protein MTEEKTFRKTKSVAATADAPVHSDIDFAMLEPRDQLKSLLQAEMADKPFSELSSVLFDHRGASIVGHILLDTLEEAGYSVDDFDAVGALTAAAVPLVSAMIQAAASRGENLNGFVMDFVYPSIKGPSIAGKRVVLLDSWLSEKSYVQTSSLVTLRNGNELSLDFSVVKNEGAEVLAVASLIGGVDMASPSIKVINPVDGSESDLPFVEVFKESELH